The following are encoded together in the Caretta caretta isolate rCarCar2 chromosome 17, rCarCar1.hap1, whole genome shotgun sequence genome:
- the LOC125624090 gene encoding C-C motif chemokine 4-like has protein sequence MAKAAGLVCALLLLASFCCQSLAQKGFAVPDKCCFRFQKRKIKRDNTVGYYCTSPVCPQPAVIFKMKEGQEICAEPDKPWVKEYQTFLSLARKV, from the exons ATGGCAAAGGCAGCCGGGCTTGTCTGCGCACTTCTCCTGCTGGCTTCCTTCTGCTGCCAGAGCCTGGCTCAGA AAGGCTTTGCTGTGCCGGATAAGTGCTGTTTCAGATTCCAGAAACGTAAGATCAAGAGAGACAACACAGTTGGCTATTACTGCACCAGCCCAGTGTGCCCTCAGCCAGCCGTGAT ATTCAAAATGAAAGAAGGTCAGGAGATCTGTGCCGAGCCTGACAAGCCCTGGGTGAAAGAATACCAGACATTTCTCAGCTTGGCTCGTAAAGTCTGA